Proteins from one Clostridia bacterium genomic window:
- a CDS encoding O-acetylhomoserine aminocarboxypropyltransferase/cysteine synthase, producing the protein MANYKFETLQIHVGQEQPDPATDARAVPIYATTSYVFKDSAQAAGRFGLTEGGNIYTRLMNPTSDVFEKRIAALEGGAAALATASGSAAITYAIQNIATAGDHVVSSTNLYGGTYNLLAHTLKDQGLSVTFVDPSDPANFARAIQPNTKLLYAETLGNPNSDVIDIEAIADVAHANGIPFIVDNTFATPYLLRPIEHGADVVVHSATKFIGGHGTVMGGVVVDGGKFDWAQNDKFPGLSRPNPSYHGVVFTEACGNLAYILKLRTTLMRDQGAAISPFNSFLLLQGLETLSLRLERHVENALKVVDYLKNHPQVEKVNHPSLEVGRQKALYDRYFPHGAASIFTFEVKGCAADAKKFTESLELFSLLANVADVKSLVIHPASTTHSQLSDEELLQAGIKPNTVRLSIGTEHIDDIIADLERGFAAIK; encoded by the coding sequence ATGGCAAATTACAAATTCGAAACTTTACAAATACACGTTGGGCAGGAGCAGCCCGATCCGGCGACGGACGCGCGGGCGGTGCCCATCTATGCGACCACGTCCTACGTCTTTAAGGATTCCGCGCAGGCGGCGGGGCGATTCGGTCTGACCGAGGGCGGCAATATCTACACCCGCTTGATGAACCCCACGAGCGACGTGTTCGAGAAGCGCATCGCGGCCTTGGAGGGCGGCGCGGCGGCACTCGCCACGGCTTCGGGCTCCGCGGCCATCACCTACGCGATACAGAATATCGCCACGGCGGGCGATCACGTCGTATCGTCCACCAACTTGTACGGCGGCACGTACAACCTATTGGCGCATACCCTGAAAGATCAAGGGCTGTCCGTGACCTTCGTGGACCCCTCCGATCCCGCCAATTTCGCCCGCGCCATTCAACCCAATACCAAGTTGCTGTATGCGGAGACGTTGGGCAACCCCAACTCGGACGTCATCGACATAGAGGCCATCGCCGACGTAGCGCACGCCAACGGCATTCCGTTTATCGTGGACAACACCTTCGCCACCCCGTATCTATTGCGCCCCATCGAGCACGGCGCGGACGTGGTGGTGCACTCGGCCACCAAGTTCATCGGCGGACACGGCACGGTGATGGGCGGCGTGGTCGTAGACGGCGGCAAATTCGATTGGGCGCAGAACGACAAATTCCCCGGTCTCAGCCGACCGAATCCCTCCTATCACGGCGTGGTATTCACCGAGGCGTGCGGCAATTTGGCGTATATTCTCAAGCTACGTACCACCCTTATGCGTGACCAAGGCGCGGCCATATCCCCCTTCAACTCCTTTCTCTTGCTGCAAGGGTTGGAGACCTTGTCTTTGCGCTTGGAGCGGCACGTGGAGAACGCGTTGAAAGTGGTGGATTATCTCAAAAATCACCCCCAAGTGGAGAAGGTCAATCACCCCTCGCTCGAAGTGGGGCGGCAAAAGGCGTTGTACGACCGCTATTTCCCCCACGGCGCGGCGTCCATCTTCACCTTTGAGGTCAAAGGGTGCGCCGCCGACGCTAAAAAATTTACCGAAAGCCTCGAACTGTTCAGCCTGTTGGCCAACGTGGCGGACGTCAAGTCGCTGGTCATTCACCCCGCGTCCACCACGCACTCACAGCTGTCCGACGAGGAACTGTTGCAGGCGGGCATCAAGCCCAATACCGTGCGTCTGTCCATCGGCACCGAGCACATAGATGACATTATCGCCGACCTCGAAAGAGGATTTGCGGCCATCAAATAA
- the cysK gene encoding cysteine synthase A codes for MANIYTSADQLVGKTPLLELTHIEKALGLQAKILAKLEYFNPAGSVKDRIAKAMIEDAEAKGLLSADSVIIEPTSGNTGIGLAAIAAAKGYKIVIVMPETMSVERRQLMKAYGAELVLTDGAKGMKGAIAKAAELAAETPNSFIPGQFVNPANPRIHRETTGPEIYEDTDGAVDFLVAGVGTGGTITGAGEYLKSRNPAVKVVAVEPKTSAVLSTGVAGPHKIQGIGAGFVPDVLNTAVYDEIIPVANEDAFATGKLIGKSEGVLVGISSGAATWAAIELARRPENKGKNIVVILPDTGDRYLSTALFAD; via the coding sequence ATGGCAAACATCTATACTTCCGCCGATCAGTTGGTCGGCAAAACCCCTCTTTTGGAACTCACCCACATAGAAAAAGCGCTTGGCTTGCAGGCGAAGATTTTGGCGAAGCTGGAGTATTTCAATCCCGCTGGCTCGGTCAAGGACCGTATCGCCAAAGCCATGATCGAGGACGCCGAGGCGAAAGGGCTATTGTCGGCCGACTCGGTCATCATCGAGCCGACCTCGGGCAATACGGGCATCGGTCTCGCGGCCATCGCCGCGGCCAAAGGCTATAAGATCGTCATCGTGATGCCCGAAACCATGTCGGTCGAGCGTCGCCAACTGATGAAGGCCTACGGCGCCGAACTCGTGCTGACCGACGGTGCCAAGGGTATGAAAGGCGCCATCGCCAAAGCGGCGGAGTTGGCCGCCGAGACGCCCAACAGCTTCATTCCCGGTCAATTCGTCAACCCCGCCAATCCCCGTATACACCGCGAGACCACAGGCCCCGAGATATACGAGGATACGGACGGCGCGGTGGACTTCCTCGTCGCGGGCGTAGGTACGGGCGGCACCATCACGGGCGCGGGCGAGTACCTCAAGAGTCGCAATCCCGCCGTCAAAGTGGTGGCGGTGGAGCCGAAGACGAGCGCGGTGCTGTCCACGGGCGTGGCCGGGCCGCACAAGATACAGGGCATCGGCGCGGGATTCGTGCCCGACGTTCTCAATACCGCCGTGTATGACGAGATCATTCCCGTCGCCAACGAGGACGCCTTCGCTACCGGCAAACTCATCGGCAAGTCGGAGGGCGTGCTGGTGGGCATTTCCTCGGGCGCGGCGACCTGGGCGGCCATCGAATTGGCCCGCCGTCCCGAAAACAAGGGTAAGAATATCGTGGTCATTTTGCCCGACACGGGAGATAGGTATCTATCCACGGCGCTATTCGCGGATTAA
- a CDS encoding RrF2 family transcriptional regulator produces the protein MRISTRGRYALRVMIDLAEHNSEKYIPLKDVVARQDISQKYLESIMTDLSKAGMLDGQHGKGGGYRLNRSPDRITVLEILQVTEGDLAPIACLDRASEPCARAAECRTLPMWEKLYTMIRDYFDGITLADLMQEGGGVDDYVI, from the coding sequence ATGAGGATTTCGACGAGAGGAAGATACGCTTTGCGCGTAATGATAGATTTGGCCGAACACAACAGCGAGAAGTATATCCCGCTGAAGGACGTCGTGGCCAGACAGGATATTTCGCAGAAATATCTCGAGAGCATTATGACCGACTTGTCGAAAGCGGGTATGTTGGACGGTCAGCACGGCAAGGGCGGCGGGTATCGTCTGAACCGCAGCCCCGACCGCATCACCGTGTTGGAAATATTGCAGGTCACCGAGGGCGACCTCGCGCCCATCGCGTGTCTCGACCGCGCATCCGAGCCTTGCGCGCGAGCGGCCGAATGCCGCACCCTGCCTATGTGGGAGAAACTATATACGATGATACGCGACTACTTTGACGGCATCACCTTGGCCGACCTCATGCAAGAGGGCGGCGGCGTGGACGATTACGTCATTTGA